A single Roseinatronobacter monicus DNA region contains:
- a CDS encoding hybrid sensor histidine kinase/response regulator, whose amino-acid sequence MLETLLTDGLSLEEENARLRAIVVALMDRSERAQSPSRPMGQLSHVVALEQQIRTRTRDLAETLDRLRIANARLSQAERDAVNARNNLADALEAMGEGFAMFDASDTLTMWNSRFCADLPDVRRRIGPGLSFRDYVRIVSDSPALNLPDPQARHKWVTQRMDSHRRRDVNFMVPLIDDQWLQVSEQRMASGGTAVTQTDVTGMVRNEREERVKLLDEQAQMVRATLDHIDQGVMIFDAKARLAGWNRRLRELFSPPVDLLGTGTPFTALLNNLMRRKQLGRGNIRAALTDWANGPPYRPALTLEIVQDEGSVLELSAQAMPDRGFVVSFTDLTKERRAIAEMHRLNETLEARVRARTVELESARDEAERANTSKSRFVASASHDLLQPLNAAKLFLASLSAMDQPREQARLTERITSAFGSVEQILGALLDISKFDIGAARAKTETFALAPLLERLREEFMPVAHARGLKLQVLPSRAHVTSDPIYLKRILQNLLSNAIRYTDQGRVVLGVRHKGGTLRLEVWDTGPGIPEDKQTDIFQEFTRLAPAGSDGGMGLGLAIVEQACALLHHPLMLRSVVGRGTVFSVTVPKTAAPPSDTAAQSVPEPRGALDDLLVLVVENDADVRHAMMGVLEDWGASPIEATKLTEADALVAELGVPPDVILADYQLDNNESGLDLIEALRARHGPVPAVLITANHSPELITQAEECGILLMTKPLGLRRLRRLLQQVPLYLRDGNASDGQAAEKGDHSYWLRQAAHED is encoded by the coding sequence ATGCTTGAAACCCTGTTAACCGACGGGCTGAGCCTTGAGGAAGAAAACGCCCGCCTGCGCGCGATTGTTGTGGCGCTGATGGACCGCTCGGAGCGCGCGCAAAGCCCCAGCCGACCCATGGGGCAACTCAGCCATGTTGTGGCGCTGGAGCAGCAAATCCGCACCCGCACCCGCGATCTGGCCGAAACGCTGGACCGCTTGCGCATCGCCAATGCGCGCTTGTCGCAGGCGGAACGCGACGCGGTGAATGCGCGCAACAATCTGGCCGATGCACTGGAAGCGATGGGCGAAGGCTTTGCCATGTTCGATGCCAGCGACACGCTGACCATGTGGAATTCGCGCTTTTGCGCCGATCTGCCGGATGTGCGCCGCCGCATCGGGCCCGGCCTGTCGTTCCGCGATTATGTGCGCATCGTGTCCGACAGCCCGGCGCTGAACCTGCCCGATCCGCAGGCGCGCCACAAATGGGTCACGCAGCGGATGGACAGCCATCGCCGCCGCGATGTGAACTTCATGGTGCCCTTGATAGATGACCAGTGGCTTCAGGTGTCTGAACAGCGCATGGCCTCGGGCGGCACAGCCGTGACCCAGACCGATGTGACCGGCATGGTGCGCAATGAACGCGAAGAACGCGTCAAACTGCTGGATGAACAGGCGCAGATGGTGCGTGCCACGCTGGACCATATCGATCAGGGTGTGATGATCTTTGACGCGAAAGCCCGGCTTGCAGGCTGGAACCGCCGCTTGCGGGAATTGTTCTCGCCGCCGGTCGATTTGCTGGGAACCGGCACGCCCTTTACCGCATTGCTGAACAATCTGATGCGGCGCAAGCAATTGGGGCGTGGCAATATCCGCGCCGCGCTGACCGACTGGGCCAATGGCCCCCCGTACCGCCCGGCCCTGACGCTGGAGATTGTGCAGGATGAAGGCAGCGTGCTGGAACTCTCGGCGCAGGCCATGCCGGATCGGGGGTTTGTAGTGTCCTTTACCGATCTGACCAAGGAACGCCGCGCCATCGCCGAGATGCACCGCCTGAATGAGACATTGGAAGCGCGTGTCCGCGCCCGCACGGTCGAGCTGGAATCCGCCCGCGACGAGGCAGAGCGCGCGAACACCTCGAAATCGCGCTTCGTCGCGTCGGCCAGCCATGATCTGTTGCAACCGCTCAATGCGGCCAAACTGTTTCTCGCGTCACTCTCGGCGATGGATCAGCCCCGCGAACAGGCCCGCCTGACCGAACGCATCACCAGCGCCTTTGGGTCGGTTGAACAGATATTGGGCGCGTTGCTGGATATCTCGAAATTCGACATCGGGGCGGCGCGGGCGAAAACCGAAACCTTTGCGCTTGCCCCGCTACTGGAACGGCTGCGCGAGGAGTTTATGCCCGTCGCCCATGCGCGCGGCCTGAAGTTGCAGGTTTTGCCCAGCCGTGCCCATGTCACCAGCGACCCGATCTATCTCAAGCGGATTTTGCAAAACCTTCTGTCCAACGCCATTCGCTATACCGATCAGGGGCGGGTGGTGCTTGGCGTGCGTCACAAAGGCGGCACCCTGCGGCTGGAGGTGTGGGACACAGGCCCCGGCATTCCCGAAGACAAACAGACCGACATCTTTCAGGAATTCACCCGTCTGGCCCCTGCTGGCAGCGACGGGGGCATGGGGTTGGGGCTGGCGATTGTCGAGCAGGCCTGCGCGCTGTTGCACCACCCGCTGATGCTGCGCTCTGTGGTGGGGCGCGGCACGGTGTTCAGTGTGACCGTGCCCAAGACCGCCGCCCCACCCAGTGACACTGCCGCCCAATCGGTGCCCGAACCGCGCGGGGCACTGGATGACCTGCTGGTGCTGGTGGTCGAGAATGACGCCGATGTGCGCCACGCCATGATGGGCGTGCTAGAAGACTGGGGGGCCAGCCCGATCGAGGCGACTAAATTGACCGAGGCTGATGCCCTTGTCGCGGAACTTGGCGTGCCACCAGATGTGATTTTGGCGGATTACCAGCTTGATAATAATGAGTCCGGGCTGGACCTGATCGAGGCACTGCGCGCGCGCCACGGTCCGGTTCCTGCGGTGCTGATTACGGCCAATCACAGCCCCGAGCTTATCACTCAGGCCGAAGAGTGTGGCATTTTGCTGATGACCAAACCCTTGGGCCTGCGCCGTCTGCGCCGCCTGTTGCAACAAGTGCCGCTCTATCTGCGCGACGGCAACGCGTCGGACGGGCAAGCTGCCGAAAAGGGCGATCACAGCTATTGGCTGCGCCAAGCGGCGCATGAGGACTAG